The DNA window GGCCCCGGCTTGCCCGCCGTCACCTCTCGCTATTCGGCATAAATATACGGCCTGTTTGCATCTTTATGCACTATGATGCATCCTCACGGCCTACCTGTCAAGAGGCTTCGCGGAGGCCTTCTGGATCAGGTCTTGAGGACCCCGTCCTCGGCCACGATGGCCCCGGCGACGATGGTCATCGCCGGCCGGCCGGTCAGCTCCCAGCCGCTGAAGATGGTATTGCGGCTGCGGGAGGCGAACTCGGCCGGGTTCACGGTCCACTGGGCGGACGGGTCGATGATCGTCAGGTCGGCCTCGGCCCCCAGCGACAGGGTCCCCTTGGGGAGTCCGAGGACGCCGGCCGGGCCGGAGGTCAGCTTCTCGATGGCCAGCGCGGCGGTGATCACCTTCTTGGCGACGAGCTCCGAGAAGATCAGGCCGACGGCCGTCTCCAGGCCGACGATGCCGAAGGCGGCGTAGTCGTACTCGACGTCCTTGTCGTCGACGTGGTGCGGGGCGTGGTCGGTGACGATGGCGTCAACCGCCCCGTCGGCCAGGCCGCGACGGAGGGCCTCGACGTCGGCCTTGGTCCGTAGGGGCGGGTTGACCTTGGTGTTCGTGTCGT is part of the Bacillota bacterium genome and encodes:
- a CDS encoding amidohydrolase family protein; the encoded protein is DTNTKVNPPLRTKADVEALRRGLADGAVDAIVTDHAPHHVDDKDVEYDYAAFGIVGLETAVGLIFSELVAKKVITAALAIEKLTSGPAGVLGLPKGTLSLGAEADLTIIDPSAQWTVNPAEFASRSRNTIFSGWELTGRPAMTIVAGAIVAEDGVLKT